The DNA region CCGCGTTTCGCGGCCTTCGCCAACGGCGTCGGCATCCATGCGGACGACTACGACGACACGCAGCTCGCCGTGGCCAAGGATCGCGTGTACGGCCTGCTCACGCACCCCACCGCGCCCGCCCTGCCGGCGGCGCTGGCCATCGCCGAGCTGCGCCAGGCGCCGGGCCGCGATTTCATGCTGGCCTATCAACTGGGCGTGGAGGTGGAGTGCAAGATCGCCGAGGCGATCGCGCCGCGCCACTACCAGACCGGCTTCCACGCGACCGCCACCTGCGGCACCTTCGCCGCCGCCACCGCGGCCGCCAAGCTGCTGGGCCTGGACGTCGCCGCCACGCGGCGCGCCTTGTCCATCGCCGGCAGCCAGTCCGCCGGCCTGCGCGAAAACTTCGGCACCATGACCAAGCCCTTCCATGCCGGCCGCGCTTCCGAAAGCGGCGTGGCGGCCGCGCAATTCGCCTCCTACGGCTGGACGGCCGCGCCGCGCATCCTGGAAGCGCCGCGCGGCTTCTTCTCGGCCGCCGGCGGCGGCTACGACCCCGACGCGATATACGGCAAGCTGGGCGCGCCGTGGACCTTCATCGATCCCGGCGTCTCCATCAAGCCGCATCCGTCCGGTTCGCTCACCCATCCCGGCATGACCGAGATGCTGCGCCTCATCCGCGCCAACGACATCCGCCCCGAACAGGTCAGGCACGTGCGCGTCGGCACCAACCACAACATGCCCAACGCCTTGATCCACCATCGCCCCAAGGACGAACTGCAGGCGAAGTTCTCGATGGAATTCTGCATGGCCATCCTGCTGCTGGACGGCCGCGCCGGCCTGAACGAATTCACCGACGCCGCCGTCGAGCGCGAGGACGTCAAGGCGATGATAGAGAAAGTGGATTTCGTGGTGGACGAGGTCGCCGAGGCGGCGGGCTACCACCTGATGACCACGCTCATCGACATCGACCTGGCCGATGGGCGCCGCATCTCCGGACGCGCGGATTTCGGCAAGGGCAGCCCCGCGATGCCCATGAGCTACGACGAGGTGGCGGGCAAGTTCCAGGAAAACGCCGAGTTCGCCGGCCTGGACAGGCACGCCGCCGCCGACATCGTGGAACTGGTGAGCAAGGTGGAGACGCTGGCGTCGATGGACGAACTGACGCGCCGCCTGATCCGGATCGGATGAAATCGCGCCGCATGCCTGCCGGCGGCCAACGCCGCCGGCAGGCGATCAAACCTCGATTCGCGCCGGCTCGCGCCCGCCGAAGAATTCCCAGAACGCCCGGTAGACGAGGTCCGGGCGCTGTTCCGCCGGGTAGTGCCCCGTGGGAATCGCCCAGCCGCGCAGGTCGGGCGCCCAGGGCCGCCACGCCTCCACGGGCTGGAAATGCCGTCCGCAATGGCTGTTGGAGCCCCACAGCACCAGCACCGGACAGGCGATCGTCTTCTTGCCGAAATCGGCCGTGTCCATGGCGAGGTCCACGCTGACCGTGGCCCGGTAGTCCTCGCAGATCGCGTGTATCTGCTCGGGCGTGGTGCAGCGCTTGTACTCGGCCATCGCCTCCGGACTGAATATCTTCAAGCCCACGCCCTTCTTGTTCAGCTTGTAGTCCATGTAGTAGTCGAGGTCGGCGGTCAGCAGCTTCTCCGGGAACGGCGCCTTCTGCGCCATGAAGAACCAGTGGTAGGACTCCAGGCCCCAGCCCAGCGTGATATTGGTCAGCACGTTATGGGTGGGAACGATGTCCAGGGCGGCCAGCCGTTCGACCCTTCCGGGGAAATCCAGGGCCATGCGGAAGGCGACGCGGGCGCCGCGATCGTGGCCGGCGACGGGGAAGCGCTCGAAGCCGAAGTGCGACATCACGGCGGCGTTGTCCTCGGCCATGGCGCGGAACGAATAGCCGGCATGGTCCGCGCCGCCGTCCGGCTTGCTGCTGTCGCCATAGCCCCGCAGGTCGGGCGCGACGACCGTATGGCTTTGCGCCAGCGTGGGCGCGATGCGATGCCAACTGACGTGCGTCAGCGGGTTGCCGTGCAGCAGCAGCAAGGGCGGCCCCTCGCCGCCGATGGCCACGTTGATCTCCGCGCCCGCCGTGCGCACCTTTTCGTAGCGGAAGCCGTGCATCAGGCCGCCCTTGTATTCGGGCAGCGGCGGCATTTCCGGCAAGGGCGCGGCGGCCTCGCGCGCCGCGTCCGCGCCTTGCGTCTCCTGTGCCTCTTGCGCCATTACCTTCCTCCAGGTTTCGTGCTATCGTGGTCCGGCACATGTAAATTGTCAACAGTTTTTAGTTTACAAATCCATGAACGCAAAGCCATGAACGCGAACCCTGCCCTGCCCGTCATCGCCCTCACTCCCGGAGACTGTACCGGCATCGGCCCGGAACAGCTTGCGCGCATCCTCCATGACCGCCGCCTCGCGAACACCGCCCGTATCGTCGTCGTCGGCGATGCCCGGGTCCTGGACCTGGGCATGCGGCAAGCCGGCGTGTCGTTCGACTACCGGCGCTACGACTCGCCGGCCTCGGTGGACTGGTCCGACGGCGCGGTGCCCCTGGTCGACCTCGCCAATACCGACCCCGCCCTGTATCCGCCCGGCGTTGGCAGCGCCGAGTCCGGGCGGGTGACGGGCGAAACCCTGGCGCAGGCCATCGCCTTCGCCAAGGCGGGCGAAGTCGACGCCATCAGCTTCGCGCCGCTGAACAAGCGCGCCATGTTCGACGGCGGCTGGAAATTCCCGGACGAGCACAAGATGTTTGCCCACTTGCTCGGGCATGAGGGCCATTTCGGCGAAATGAATGTGCTCGGCAACCAGTGGATGTCGCGCGTGACCTCGCACATCGCGCTGCGCCAGGCGCTGGACCAGATCACGCGCGAGGCCATCGAGGACGCCATCGAGCTGTCCGACGCCATGATGAAGAAGGCCGGCATCGCGCGGCCGCGCATCGCGGTCGCCGCGCTCAATCCGCATGGCGGGGAGAACGGCCTGTTCGGCACCGAGGAAATAGAGATCATCCGTCCCGCGGTCGCCGCCATGGCCGCGCGGGGCATCGCCTGTGCCGGGCCCTTCCCCTCCGACACCGTCTACCTCAAGGCCTTCGCCGGCGACTATGACGGCGTGGTGTCCATGTATCACGACCAGGGCCAGATCGCCACGAAAATGCAGGGCTTCAACCGCGGCGTCACCATCACGGCCGGCCTGGACACGGTCTTCACCACGCCCGCGCACGGCACCGCCTTCGACATCGTCGGCAAGGGCGTCGCCAAGACGGGCGCCATCGAGGCGGCGATCGGCCTGGCGAGCAGGCTGGCCGCCCGCGCATAGACGCTATCGCGCCAGCGCTTCCCGGTGCGCCTGCGCCAGCGCCGCCATGCTGTTGAAGTGGAAGTCGACGTGGGGCGTGCCGGGCGGCGGCATGGTCGCGCCCCAGCCCGCCTGGTCGTGGCGCCGGTCTATCCAGGCGGAAGCCAGGCCGAAGGCATTGGCCGACGCATGGTCGTGGAACAGGCTTTGCGCCGTGTGCAGGACGTCGGTTTTCTCGAAGCCGAAGTCCGCGCGCAGATGCGCCAGCATGTAGTCGAAATTCCGGCGGCTCGGCTTGTAGGCGCCGATGTCCTGGGCGCAATAGATCGCGTCGAACGCGACCTTGAGGCGCTGCTGGCTGGCGCGGAAGGAAATGCGGTCCACGTTCGACAGGATGACCAGCTTGTAATGCTGCTTCAGGTAGGCCAGCGCTTCGGCCGAGTCGGGAAACTCGGGCCAGTCCGGCACCGAGGCGCCGAAGATATTGGCCTCGGCCCGGGTCACGGGGATGCCCCATTCGTTGGCCAGGCGCTTGTAGACCACCGACAGCAACTGGGAATACGGCATGTCCGGCGTCCTTTCCTGCTGGTCGGACTCGTGGCGGGCGAAGACCTCCAGCGCCTGGTCCTTGGTCAGCTTGGTCGCATGCCGGGCCAGCAAGGGCTGCAAGGCGTCGTGGATGCCGGTTTCCCAGTCGATCAGGGTGCCGTAGCAATCGAAGGTCAATACTTTGAAGTCGGTGAGTTTCATCAGGGGCTCCGTCTGCCTGCAATCATGCGCTCCGCCCCGGCGGCGGAAGGTCGTGCATGGGAAGAAGCATAGGCGCGGGGCGGGTGCGGCGGCTATGGCGGACTCGTAGGAGGAATGACGGAGCAAGCCCTGCTTTATGTAGGAAGCTGTCCGGAGGAAGGACCTGGTCGGAGGAACCTATTCGATCAGGCGCTTCCAGGCCACCGCCACCTGCAACTCGAACCGCAAGCCCTGGTCCTCCAGCGAAACGCCCAGCAGGGATTCGATGCGCGCCAGCCGATACCGCAGCGTGCTGATATGCACGCCCAGGCGCCGGCTGGAGACCGCCAGTTGAAACCCCTCCTGGCACAGGACCTCCAGCGTCTCCAGCAAGGCCTCCGACTTCTCCCCGTGCAGCGGACCCAGGCGCTTTTCGAGCAGCATCGTCCGCGCCGCGGCGTCGCCCAGCAAGGCCCGCGCGAACAGCACTTCGTCGAAATGATGGATGCGGCCGGGCTTGAGCAGGGGAACCAGCGACTGCGCGTCCGCGCCGCTCACGGCCATGCCGCCGGCGCCCCGCTGGACGCGGCCGACGGCCAGGGCCGCGCCCTTGCCGCCCAGGGCCTGCCACAAGGGCGCGGGATCGTGCGATTCGGCCAGCAGGAATACGATCTGGTTGAGCGACACGAACAGCAGCGCCGGCTGTCCGATGCGCGCCAGGTAATCGCGCAGGCGCTGCACCAGCCGCTCCTGGCGCAACAGGCCGACGCGCGACAACGGCAAGGGCTCGTCGAGCAGGATCAGGCAAGCGCGGTAGGCGCCGTCCGGGTCCCAGCCGTTGATCGCCGCGCGATTGCGCATCGCCGGCGTATCGTCGAAGCGCCCTTCCAGCAGCGCGCCGACGAAGGCGTAGCCCAGGCGTTCTTCCTGGCCATGCAGGGCGCGTTGATGCGAGATGTGCAGGGCCGCGATGAGCACGGCGTGCTCCATGGCCAGCGCGTCCAGTTCGGTCAGGGGCGCGTCGCCCTCGTCCAGCCAGAGGATGGCGACCAGGCCGCCGGCGATGCGCACCGGGCACCCCAGCCGCTGCCCGCCGTCCATGTCGGGAACGGGCGCGATGAGCACCGGCCCGGCGCTATCCTGGATGCGCTTCAGCCCCCCGGTCTTGTGCAGGGCGAGGACGTAGTTTCTTTCATGGGCGCGGTCTTCGTCCGGCTCGCCGGCGCCGCCCAGCAACACGCCCTCCTGGTCGACGAAAGCGGCCTTGCGCCCGAGCAGCGCCGACAGGGCGCCGGCGAGATCGGCCAGGCTGTGCGCCGCCACGGCCGCATTGGTCAGGGCGACGCGGATCTCCTTGAGGCGCGCCAGCGCCGCGCCAGGGTCGGCCGGCACGGTCTTCCTGGCCGTCATGGCAGCGCCGGGCCGCGGCGGTCGGCGGCGCCCAGGACGGCGTCGGCGAACGCGCGCATGTCGGGATACGTGAAATCGGGATGCGCGACCACGGACGGCGTCGCGCCCAGGCCCGGCTTGCCCTGCCTGCGATGGATCCAGGCGGTCGCCAGCCCCAACTGCCGGGCGGGAACGTGGTCATGGAACAGGCTCTCGGACACGTGCAGCACCTCCTCGCGCCGGACGCCCATCGAGCCCAGCGCCAGGCGGAAGTTGTTGAGCGAGGGCTTGTAGCTGCGGGCCTGCTCGGCGGTGACGATGTAGTCGAAGTCCACGCGCAGGTGCCGGTTCGACATGGCGAAATGCTCGTCGTCGCAATTCGTGATGACCGCCAGCTTGAAATGGGGCTGCAGGCGCAGCAAGGCCTCGCGGGAATCCTCGAAGGCGGGCCAGTCCCCCACCGATTCCGAGAACGCCCGCAATTCGTCCTCGCCGGGCTCGAAGCCCAGGTCGCGGCCGATGCGTCTGAGCGTTTCGGCCAGGACGTCGCGATACGGCAGGTAGTCGCCCGCCCCCACCTGCGCCTCGTGCCGCGCGAAGCGCTGCAACGCCTCGCTCTCGGCCAGGCGAACGCCATGGGCGCGGAATACGCCCTGCAGCGCCTGGTTGAGCCCGGTCTCCCAGTCGATCAGCGTGCCGTACACGTCGAATGAGAGAACCTTGATGCCGCGCAGGCGATCTTCCAGCTTGCCCATCCCCACCATCCTTTCCACCACGGGGCCACGCCCCGACAACACGCCCCGATAGTACTTTAGGACTTCAGGCGAGGGGCGCGGCGGCATGCGGGGCGGGCAGCCCCCCTCAATCCAGCGTCACCCCCGCGTCCTTCACCACCTTGGCCCAGCGCACGATCTCGCTGTCGACGAAGGCGCCGAAGGCCGGCCCGCTGAGGTCCGGCGTGTCGGAGCCGTTGCTGGCCCATTGCTCCTTCAGCTTGGGCGTGTTCAAGGCCACCTTCACTTCACGGATCATGCGGTCTATGGCCGGCTGCGGCGTTCCCCGCGGCGCCCACAAGGCATACCAGGTGGAGACCTCGAAGTGCTGCACGCCCGCCTCGGCCGCCGTGGGAATGTCCTTGAAACTGGGCGAGCGCTGCGCCGAGGCCACCGCCAGCGGCCTGATGGCGCCGGCGCGGATCTGCTGGGCCGAAGAGCCCAATCCGTCGAAGGCCAGGTCCACCTGCCCGCCCATCAGCGCCGACATCATGGGGCCGGCGCCCTGGTAAGGCACGTCCACCAGGGTAATGCCGGTCTGCATGGCGAACAGCTCGCCGGCCAGGTGGTGCGTGCTGCCCTTGCCCGCCGTGCCGTAGTTGATCTGGCCCGGGCGCGCCTTGGCGTAGGCGATGAACTCCTGCAGGGTCTTGACGGGCAGCTTGCCCGGGTTGACGACGACCACCTGCGGCGGTTGCGCCAGCAGCGCCACCGGCACGAAGTCCTTCTGGATGTCGTAGCTGAGCTGCTTGTACAAGGACGGCGCCAGGGCGTGGTGCGCGCCGCCCATGAAGAAGGTGTAGCCGTCGGGCTTGGCCTTGGCCGCCACGCCCGCGCCCACCGTGCCGCCGGCGCCCCCCTTGTTGTCGATGACCACCGCCTGGCCCAGTTGCTGCGTCAGTTGCGCCGACAAGGGCCGCGCGAAGGTGTCGGTGCCGCCGCCCGCCGGGAACGGCACGATGATGGTGACGGGGCGTTCAGGCCAGTCCGCCCGCGCGGGCGCGGACGCGCCCAAGGCGGCAAGGGCCATGACGGCCGCGGCCATGCCGGCGCGGGCCGCGATGCTGTTTCGAAGCTTCATGTCTCTCCTCCCGGTGCTGCGTAGGATGGGCCGGGCCCATCGGTTATGGCGGCGCCACGCGGCGCCGTCGTTTTTCCTGTTCTTACGCAAATCGCCCTGGCGGCGATGCCGCCCTGGCGGCTCCTCCCCCCCGCAAGGCCCTCCTAGCCCTGCCCGTACGTCTCGCGCAACACGTTCTTCTGCACCTTGCCCATGGTGTTGCGGGGCAGTTGATCCGTCACGTGGATGCGCTTGGGCACCTTGAAATTGGCGATGCGGGCCTTCAGCTCGTTCTGCATGGCGGCCGGATCCACGCTGGCGCCGGCGCGCGGCACCACCACCGCGACCACGGCCTCGCCGAAGTCCGCGTGCGGCACCCCGATGACGGCGGACTCCGCCACCCCCGGCATTTCATCGATGATCGTCTCGATTTCCTTGGGGTAGACGTTGAAGCCGCCGGAAATGATCAGGTCCTTGCTGCGCCCGACGATGGACAGGTAGTCGACCGGAATCGGATGCCCGGCCGCCTCGCCGCCCCAGCGGCCGACGTCGCCCGTCTTGAACCAGCCGTCCTCGGTGAACTCCTCGCGCGTCTTCTCCGGCATGCGCCAGTAGCCCGAGAACACGTTGGGGCCGCGCACCTGCACGTTGCCGATCTCGCCCGGCGGCAGCGCCACGCCCTTGTCGTTGACCACCCGCACTTCCACGCCGGGCAGGGCGGGCCCCACCGTGCCGCCCACGCGAGGCCCCAGCACCGCGTCGTAGGGATTGGAGGTCAGCATGACGGTTTCGCTCATGCCGTAGCGTTCGAGTATGGTGTGGCCGGTGCGCGCCTGGAACTCGTTGAACGTCTCGGTGAGCAGCGGCGCCGAACCGCTGATGAACAGCCGCATGCGGCCGCAGACCTCGCGCGTGAAGCGCGGGTCGGCCAGCAGCCGCACGTAGTAGGTGGGCACGCCCATCATCACCGTGCTCTCGGGCAGGTAGCGCAGGGCCTGCTCGATGTCCAGCTTGGGCAGCCAGATCATCTTCGCGCCGGCCAGCAGCGCGCCGTGCGAGGCCACGAACAGGCCGTGCACGTGGAAGATGGGCAGCATGTGCAGCAGCACGTCGTCGCTGCGCCAGCCCCAGTACTCGTTGAGCACGCGCGCGTTCGCCGCCAGGTTGCCGTGCGACAGCATGG from Bordetella genomosp. 10 includes:
- a CDS encoding MmgE/PrpD family protein, producing the protein MQKPESPDIELTRYVAEFVSRTSADDLPAELVELGRKSILDGLGLALSGSVSRTGELVRRHLDDLNLGAGAATVIGGGRKVAPRFAAFANGVGIHADDYDDTQLAVAKDRVYGLLTHPTAPALPAALAIAELRQAPGRDFMLAYQLGVEVECKIAEAIAPRHYQTGFHATATCGTFAAATAAAKLLGLDVAATRRALSIAGSQSAGLRENFGTMTKPFHAGRASESGVAAAQFASYGWTAAPRILEAPRGFFSAAGGGYDPDAIYGKLGAPWTFIDPGVSIKPHPSGSLTHPGMTEMLRLIRANDIRPEQVRHVRVGTNHNMPNALIHHRPKDELQAKFSMEFCMAILLLDGRAGLNEFTDAAVEREDVKAMIEKVDFVVDEVAEAAGYHLMTTLIDIDLADGRRISGRADFGKGSPAMPMSYDEVAGKFQENAEFAGLDRHAAADIVELVSKVETLASMDELTRRLIRIG
- a CDS encoding alpha/beta fold hydrolase yields the protein MAQEAQETQGADAAREAAAPLPEMPPLPEYKGGLMHGFRYEKVRTAGAEINVAIGGEGPPLLLLHGNPLTHVSWHRIAPTLAQSHTVVAPDLRGYGDSSKPDGGADHAGYSFRAMAEDNAAVMSHFGFERFPVAGHDRGARVAFRMALDFPGRVERLAALDIVPTHNVLTNITLGWGLESYHWFFMAQKAPFPEKLLTADLDYYMDYKLNKKGVGLKIFSPEAMAEYKRCTTPEQIHAICEDYRATVSVDLAMDTADFGKKTIACPVLVLWGSNSHCGRHFQPVEAWRPWAPDLRGWAIPTGHYPAEQRPDLVYRAFWEFFGGREPARIEV
- a CDS encoding PdxA family dehydrogenase — encoded protein: MNANPALPVIALTPGDCTGIGPEQLARILHDRRLANTARIVVVGDARVLDLGMRQAGVSFDYRRYDSPASVDWSDGAVPLVDLANTDPALYPPGVGSAESGRVTGETLAQAIAFAKAGEVDAISFAPLNKRAMFDGGWKFPDEHKMFAHLLGHEGHFGEMNVLGNQWMSRVTSHIALRQALDQITREAIEDAIELSDAMMKKAGIARPRIAVAALNPHGGENGLFGTEEIEIIRPAVAAMAARGIACAGPFPSDTVYLKAFAGDYDGVVSMYHDQGQIATKMQGFNRGVTITAGLDTVFTTPAHGTAFDIVGKGVAKTGAIEAAIGLASRLAARA
- a CDS encoding haloacid dehalogenase type II — its product is MKLTDFKVLTFDCYGTLIDWETGIHDALQPLLARHATKLTKDQALEVFARHESDQQERTPDMPYSQLLSVVYKRLANEWGIPVTRAEANIFGASVPDWPEFPDSAEALAYLKQHYKLVILSNVDRISFRASQQRLKVAFDAIYCAQDIGAYKPSRRNFDYMLAHLRADFGFEKTDVLHTAQSLFHDHASANAFGLASAWIDRRHDQAGWGATMPPPGTPHVDFHFNSMAALAQAHREALAR
- a CDS encoding PucR family transcriptional regulator, which translates into the protein MTARKTVPADPGAALARLKEIRVALTNAAVAAHSLADLAGALSALLGRKAAFVDQEGVLLGGAGEPDEDRAHERNYVLALHKTGGLKRIQDSAGPVLIAPVPDMDGGQRLGCPVRIAGGLVAILWLDEGDAPLTELDALAMEHAVLIAALHISHQRALHGQEERLGYAFVGALLEGRFDDTPAMRNRAAINGWDPDGAYRACLILLDEPLPLSRVGLLRQERLVQRLRDYLARIGQPALLFVSLNQIVFLLAESHDPAPLWQALGGKGAALAVGRVQRGAGGMAVSGADAQSLVPLLKPGRIHHFDEVLFARALLGDAAARTMLLEKRLGPLHGEKSEALLETLEVLCQEGFQLAVSSRRLGVHISTLRYRLARIESLLGVSLEDQGLRFELQVAVAWKRLIE
- a CDS encoding haloacid dehalogenase type II produces the protein MGKLEDRLRGIKVLSFDVYGTLIDWETGLNQALQGVFRAHGVRLAESEALQRFARHEAQVGAGDYLPYRDVLAETLRRIGRDLGFEPGEDELRAFSESVGDWPAFEDSREALLRLQPHFKLAVITNCDDEHFAMSNRHLRVDFDYIVTAEQARSYKPSLNNFRLALGSMGVRREEVLHVSESLFHDHVPARQLGLATAWIHRRQGKPGLGATPSVVAHPDFTYPDMRAFADAVLGAADRRGPALP
- a CDS encoding Bug family tripartite tricarboxylate transporter substrate binding protein, with translation MKLRNSIAARAGMAAAVMALAALGASAPARADWPERPVTIIVPFPAGGGTDTFARPLSAQLTQQLGQAVVIDNKGGAGGTVGAGVAAKAKPDGYTFFMGGAHHALAPSLYKQLSYDIQKDFVPVALLAQPPQVVVVNPGKLPVKTLQEFIAYAKARPGQINYGTAGKGSTHHLAGELFAMQTGITLVDVPYQGAGPMMSALMGGQVDLAFDGLGSSAQQIRAGAIRPLAVASAQRSPSFKDIPTAAEAGVQHFEVSTWYALWAPRGTPQPAIDRMIREVKVALNTPKLKEQWASNGSDTPDLSGPAFGAFVDSEIVRWAKVVKDAGVTLD
- a CDS encoding malonate--CoA ligase — its product is MSNANLYAVLEAGFPQDRSKVALETPELRYTWDDIDRASACLANLLKSLDLPKDARVAVQVEKSPEALLLYLATLRAGLVYLPLNTAYREAEIDYFLGNAEPAVVVCSSANEGWVRKLAEKAGTAHVFTLDDDRTGTLLQAAATQPQTFRTVQREAGDLAAILYTSGTTGRSKGAMLSHGNLAANARVLNEYWGWRSDDVLLHMLPIFHVHGLFVASHGALLAGAKMIWLPKLDIEQALRYLPESTVMMGVPTYYVRLLADPRFTREVCGRMRLFISGSAPLLTETFNEFQARTGHTILERYGMSETVMLTSNPYDAVLGPRVGGTVGPALPGVEVRVVNDKGVALPPGEIGNVQVRGPNVFSGYWRMPEKTREEFTEDGWFKTGDVGRWGGEAAGHPIPVDYLSIVGRSKDLIISGGFNVYPKEIETIIDEMPGVAESAVIGVPHADFGEAVVAVVVPRAGASVDPAAMQNELKARIANFKVPKRIHVTDQLPRNTMGKVQKNVLRETYGQG